In Leucobacter sp. CX169, a single genomic region encodes these proteins:
- a CDS encoding nucleobase:cation symporter-2 family protein: MNFAQRNTATRRPEDERLPAGRTLAYGMQHVLAMYGGIIAPPLIVGGAAGLSAQEIGFLIASCLFVGGLATILQTVGIPFFGSQLPLVQGTSFAAVATMVAIIDSGGGIQGVFGAVLAASTIGFLVAPFFARIVRFFPPVVTGVVITMIGISLIPVAANWAMGGNSTADSYGSMGNIGLAGATLLIALLLSKLGNAAIARLAILLALLLGTGLAWLLGMADFSTVGEGAFFAFPQPFAFGWPVFEVGAIISMTVVVLVILTETTADILALGQIVGTKVDKRRIADGLRADMASSILAPILNTFTQSAFAQNVGLVAITGVKSRFVVAAGGGILVALGLLPVLGRVVATVPTAVLGGAGIVLFGTVAASGIRTLSKVSYEGNFNLIIVSTSIAFGCLPIVKSDFYDAFPTWFGTIFHSGISSAAIMAVLLNLLFNELKIGKKNHHTPAAVGAAPRSGADAPVTHQPITPPPPGPGMPE, translated from the coding sequence TCGCACCTCCGTTGATCGTTGGCGGTGCAGCCGGGCTCAGCGCGCAAGAAATTGGCTTCTTGATCGCGAGCTGCCTGTTTGTCGGCGGACTCGCAACCATTCTGCAGACCGTCGGCATCCCGTTTTTCGGATCCCAGTTGCCGTTGGTACAGGGCACGTCTTTCGCAGCAGTAGCCACCATGGTCGCGATCATTGATAGTGGCGGAGGCATCCAAGGCGTGTTTGGCGCCGTGCTTGCGGCTTCCACTATCGGCTTCCTTGTTGCCCCGTTCTTTGCCCGAATCGTTCGGTTCTTCCCTCCGGTTGTGACCGGAGTGGTGATTACCATGATTGGCATCTCACTGATTCCTGTCGCCGCAAATTGGGCAATGGGGGGCAACTCAACCGCTGACAGCTACGGAAGCATGGGCAACATTGGGCTTGCCGGTGCGACACTCTTGATTGCACTTCTGCTCTCCAAGCTTGGAAATGCTGCGATTGCCCGGTTAGCCATCTTGCTCGCGCTGTTGCTGGGCACCGGCCTGGCGTGGCTGCTCGGCATGGCTGATTTTTCGACGGTCGGCGAGGGCGCATTTTTTGCCTTCCCGCAGCCGTTCGCCTTTGGCTGGCCAGTCTTTGAGGTGGGAGCTATCATCTCGATGACGGTCGTCGTCTTGGTGATTCTGACGGAGACTACCGCCGACATTCTTGCTCTCGGTCAGATCGTGGGAACGAAGGTCGACAAGCGCCGCATCGCCGACGGGCTCCGGGCAGATATGGCATCTAGCATCCTGGCCCCAATCTTGAATACCTTCACCCAGAGCGCGTTTGCCCAGAATGTCGGTCTGGTGGCGATCACCGGCGTCAAGAGCCGTTTCGTCGTTGCCGCCGGCGGCGGGATCCTGGTCGCTCTTGGCCTTTTGCCAGTGCTGGGCCGAGTGGTCGCCACCGTTCCCACTGCTGTTCTGGGCGGCGCAGGAATCGTCCTCTTCGGCACGGTCGCGGCCTCAGGTATTCGCACCCTCAGCAAGGTCAGTTATGAGGGGAACTTTAACCTCATCATCGTCTCGACCTCAATCGCATTTGGCTGCCTGCCCATCGTGAAATCAGATTTTTACGATGCCTTCCCAACTTGGTTCGGAACCATCTTCCACTCCGGAATTAGTTCGGCTGCGATCATGGCGGTCTTGCTCAACCTGCTGTTCAACGAGTTGAAAATCGGCAAGAAGAACCACCACACGCCTGCAGCTGTCGGCGCTGCTCCACGAAGCGGCGCAGACGCTCCCGTTACACATCAGCCCATCACGCCTCCCCCTCCAGGACCTGGCATGCCGGAATAG
- a CDS encoding linear amide C-N hydrolase: MCTRVFWNDNPIAKVASRCMDWEVSDEPELWFYPRGLERSGGTQPDAATWISLHSSVGLSMWNVGTSDGMNEKGLAAHALFLDDIHPPTDTGAATITIAMWAQYVLDRFASVAEVLEHLGEVQLIAPPIRGQYIGAHLALEDPSGDSAIIEPINGELVVHHGAEFSVMANSPNYDEQLANLTRYAPFGGDLTPPGDITSLDRFVRASYFRHYLPEPANLTEVVAGVFRVSQNVAVPPGAPYRDGGVYPTWWHSASDVTNQIYYFWSTLSPSVIWVDLAQLADGAEVLALNPRQNALIGDVTAQLAAAELAY; encoded by the coding sequence ATGTGCACACGAGTCTTCTGGAACGACAACCCGATCGCGAAGGTTGCTTCGCGCTGCATGGATTGGGAGGTGAGCGACGAGCCAGAGCTCTGGTTCTATCCGCGCGGCCTCGAGCGATCGGGCGGCACACAACCAGATGCCGCCACCTGGATATCGTTGCATTCGAGCGTCGGGCTCAGCATGTGGAACGTCGGAACCTCCGATGGCATGAACGAGAAAGGCCTCGCGGCGCACGCGCTCTTTCTCGATGACATTCACCCGCCCACCGACACGGGTGCGGCCACCATCACTATCGCAATGTGGGCGCAATACGTTCTTGACCGCTTTGCCAGCGTCGCTGAAGTGCTCGAGCACCTCGGCGAGGTGCAGCTCATTGCCCCGCCAATCAGGGGACAGTACATCGGCGCACACCTCGCCCTCGAAGACCCTTCGGGAGACTCGGCGATCATAGAGCCGATCAACGGCGAATTGGTCGTGCATCACGGTGCAGAGTTCTCTGTCATGGCGAACTCCCCCAACTACGACGAGCAACTCGCGAATCTCACTCGCTATGCACCGTTCGGCGGCGATCTAACGCCTCCCGGCGACATCACCTCACTCGATCGTTTCGTGCGCGCCAGCTACTTTCGGCACTATCTCCCCGAACCCGCAAACCTGACCGAGGTGGTCGCAGGAGTGTTCCGCGTCTCGCAAAACGTGGCAGTTCCGCCGGGTGCCCCCTACCGCGACGGAGGTGTCTACCCCACGTGGTGGCATTCCGCGAGCGACGTGACCAACCAGATCTACTACTTCTGGTCAACCCTCAGCCCCTCGGTGATTTGGGTAGATCTCGCCCAGCTCGCTGACGGCGCCGAAGTGCTCGCGCTCAATCCGCGTCAAAACGCCTTGATCGGTGATGTGACCGCGCAACTCGCGGCTGCTGAACTCGCGTACTAA
- a CDS encoding tryptophan-rich sensory protein translates to MNSRPEPSDRVRQIIVFVLALLAVAAAGLGSGAFGGTPVQDAAGGALAADATLIAPGTPAFSIWSVIYLGLLAYAVWQLAPAQAARLVQRRIGYLIAASMLLNAAWLGAIQIGQLWLSVAIIVVLLLVLARTLSLLLRTPRGVTTRTGAIVESVVLDGTVGLYLGWATIASAANVAAWATAAEFSDFGIEPTVWAVAALAIAACIGVATAIFSRGRLTPAIALSWGLCWVAIARLTDEPASLPVGIAACAAAGIVIVAAIATRLITHHRSGDQSVA, encoded by the coding sequence ATGAATAGTCGACCTGAACCTTCTGACCGTGTTCGGCAAATCATCGTCTTCGTGCTCGCTCTTCTGGCGGTCGCTGCCGCGGGGCTCGGTTCGGGCGCCTTCGGGGGAACGCCTGTGCAAGACGCAGCGGGCGGTGCGCTGGCCGCCGACGCGACCTTGATTGCTCCGGGAACTCCCGCGTTCAGCATCTGGTCGGTCATTTATCTGGGATTGCTGGCGTACGCCGTTTGGCAGCTGGCTCCCGCTCAGGCGGCACGGTTGGTCCAGCGTCGGATTGGCTATCTCATCGCTGCCTCCATGCTGCTCAATGCCGCTTGGCTGGGTGCCATCCAAATCGGACAACTCTGGCTGTCGGTGGCGATCATTGTCGTCCTCCTGTTGGTGCTCGCCCGCACCCTGAGCCTGCTGCTGCGCACGCCGAGAGGAGTAACCACCCGTACCGGGGCCATTGTCGAGTCCGTGGTGCTTGATGGAACGGTGGGGCTCTATCTCGGGTGGGCCACGATCGCCTCCGCAGCGAACGTTGCTGCCTGGGCTACAGCGGCCGAATTCAGCGATTTCGGTATTGAGCCCACCGTCTGGGCCGTGGCCGCTCTGGCGATTGCCGCCTGCATTGGCGTTGCCACGGCGATCTTCAGTCGCGGGCGCCTCACCCCAGCGATCGCGCTGAGCTGGGGGCTGTGCTGGGTTGCGATCGCCAGGCTCACCGACGAACCCGCGTCACTACCGGTCGGAATCGCGGCGTGTGCCGCGGCAGGAATCGTCATCGTCGCCGCAATCGCGACACGCCTGATCACTCACCACCGTTCAGGCGACCAGAGCGTTGCGTGA
- a CDS encoding long-chain fatty acid--CoA ligase: protein MTPTHASGSSDQRSAAEPLVDISGVRNVTELLAARFATAPDHIAFETRVPGAALNEPWRQISTREFMAEVAGSAKGLMASGVNAGDTILIMSPTQYRWTVADFAALFAGAVVVPVYDTASDAQLQAILADARPTAAFAGDTSLARRISRAAAGAVEAPPSVWVLEVSDPEDDGPAFYSLDDLIHLGEAVSDARLEERRLTAQLDDIATIVYTSGTTGSPKGALITHRNLVGQVLNTAAAYREVVKETGNTILFLPLTHVLGRALQLICVANGMRVAHLSNPKQVVQALAILKPTFLVVVPRVLEKIQAAAAASAREKKVEPIWSVASTVAQKWGRYLETRDQDPSARAPLGLRLQRAFFDRLFYRRLRAVMGNRIEYLLSGAATLQPDLARFFRGIGVPIIEGYGLTETTAPLTGGRPGSLVAGSVGRPLPGNAVRIAANGEVLAQGVGVFAGYRDEAQNAQVFVDGYFRTGDLGTLSADGSLTLNGRLKHVIVTSTGRTVSPEPWEQSVESHPLVAHAALVGTDRPYLTAALVIDPEAVTEWFRTLGESLPAEVEAPGVTVCTDGRLEVALSGAVDRANATVSPAERVQYWRVIVVGSDRWDDFVTPTMKLKRQALIDELQPILDELYR from the coding sequence ATGACCCCGACACACGCCAGCGGAAGCTCAGATCAACGTTCTGCGGCAGAGCCTCTGGTCGACATCAGCGGCGTCCGGAATGTCACTGAGCTTCTCGCGGCTCGCTTCGCTACCGCACCCGATCACATCGCCTTCGAAACGCGAGTTCCCGGGGCGGCCCTCAACGAACCGTGGCGGCAGATCAGCACGCGGGAGTTCATGGCGGAGGTTGCTGGGTCAGCAAAGGGACTGATGGCCAGCGGAGTGAACGCTGGCGACACGATCCTCATCATGTCCCCCACGCAATACCGCTGGACCGTCGCCGACTTCGCGGCCCTGTTCGCCGGAGCGGTCGTCGTTCCCGTATATGACACGGCTTCTGATGCGCAGTTGCAAGCGATCCTGGCCGACGCCCGCCCCACCGCCGCATTTGCCGGCGACACGAGTCTCGCGCGCCGCATCTCGCGAGCCGCGGCAGGCGCCGTCGAGGCTCCCCCGAGCGTCTGGGTGCTCGAAGTGAGTGATCCAGAAGATGACGGGCCCGCCTTCTACTCGCTCGACGACCTGATCCATCTCGGCGAAGCGGTCAGCGATGCCCGTCTCGAGGAACGCCGGCTCACAGCCCAGCTGGACGACATCGCGACCATCGTTTACACCTCAGGCACCACCGGCTCACCCAAGGGCGCGCTCATCACCCACCGCAACCTCGTCGGGCAGGTGCTGAACACGGCAGCCGCCTACCGCGAGGTGGTCAAGGAGACCGGCAACACGATCCTGTTTCTTCCACTCACGCACGTGCTGGGTCGCGCATTGCAGCTGATCTGCGTCGCGAATGGCATGCGCGTCGCGCACCTGTCGAACCCGAAGCAAGTCGTGCAGGCGCTCGCGATCCTGAAACCGACGTTTCTCGTGGTGGTGCCGCGGGTGCTCGAGAAGATTCAGGCGGCGGCCGCGGCCTCGGCCCGCGAGAAGAAGGTCGAGCCCATCTGGTCGGTCGCGTCGACGGTCGCGCAGAAGTGGGGTCGGTATCTCGAAACCCGCGACCAGGATCCCTCAGCCCGCGCTCCCCTCGGCCTGCGCTTGCAGCGCGCGTTCTTCGACCGCCTGTTCTATCGTCGCCTGCGCGCGGTGATGGGCAACCGGATCGAGTACTTGCTCTCTGGGGCGGCGACCCTGCAACCCGATCTTGCACGATTCTTCCGGGGCATTGGCGTGCCTATCATCGAGGGCTACGGGCTGACCGAGACCACGGCGCCGCTCACCGGCGGCCGCCCCGGTTCGCTCGTCGCGGGCAGCGTCGGCCGGCCGCTCCCCGGAAACGCGGTACGAATCGCCGCCAACGGAGAAGTCCTGGCCCAAGGGGTCGGCGTCTTTGCGGGGTACCGCGACGAGGCGCAAAACGCGCAGGTCTTTGTCGACGGGTACTTTCGGACGGGCGACCTCGGAACGCTGAGCGCCGACGGGTCGCTAACGCTCAACGGACGGCTGAAGCACGTCATCGTGACCTCCACTGGTCGCACCGTCTCTCCCGAGCCCTGGGAACAGTCAGTCGAGTCGCACCCGCTCGTCGCGCACGCCGCGCTGGTGGGCACCGACCGGCCCTATCTCACTGCGGCGCTCGTCATCGATCCCGAGGCGGTCACCGAGTGGTTTCGCACGCTTGGTGAATCGCTGCCAGCAGAGGTCGAAGCTCCCGGCGTGACTGTCTGCACCGACGGACGCCTCGAAGTGGCGCTCTCGGGCGCGGTGGATCGCGCCAATGCCACCGTGTCACCTGCGGAGCGCGTGCAGTATTGGCGCGTCATCGTCGTCGGCAGCGACCGCTGGGACGACTTCGTCACGCCCACCATGAAGCTCAAGCGCCAGGCGCTCATCGACGAGCTGCAGCCGATCCTCGACGAGCTTTACCGCTAG
- a CDS encoding DUF1295 domain-containing protein, producing MQRTRPSSVILIAVAVVIGCALALAGSQHGWTIGVMPGFAIAVAVAFVVQCVAFIPAAIAQTDRYFDATGSVTYISVTAMLLLLAPALDTRSLILGALVIIWAVRLGSFLLARNLRSGGDDRFDEIKRSKLRFLSVWTVQGLWVSLTAAAAWITIASANTVPLGWTTWLGLAIWVLGFGMEVIADLQKSQFKANGNNAGKFIQSGLWSVVRHPNYLGEILLWVGVFIIAAPALQGWQWIAILSPAFVVLLLTRVSGIPLLEAKAQRKWGDDPEYLAYRARTPALIPGMRGKTT from the coding sequence ATGCAACGTACTCGCCCATCCTCAGTGATCCTGATCGCGGTTGCCGTCGTCATCGGGTGCGCCCTGGCGCTCGCGGGAAGCCAGCATGGCTGGACCATCGGCGTCATGCCCGGGTTTGCGATCGCGGTGGCGGTGGCGTTCGTGGTGCAGTGCGTCGCGTTCATCCCGGCCGCCATCGCACAGACCGATCGCTACTTCGACGCGACCGGCAGCGTGACCTACATCAGCGTCACCGCGATGTTGCTGTTGCTTGCTCCGGCACTGGACACACGAAGCCTGATCCTCGGCGCCCTCGTCATCATTTGGGCGGTCCGGCTCGGCAGCTTCCTCCTCGCCCGCAACCTGCGCAGCGGCGGGGACGACCGCTTTGACGAGATCAAGCGTTCGAAGCTCCGCTTCCTGTCGGTCTGGACCGTGCAGGGGCTCTGGGTCAGCCTGACCGCAGCGGCGGCGTGGATCACGATTGCCTCGGCGAACACCGTGCCCCTGGGCTGGACCACCTGGCTCGGTCTCGCGATCTGGGTGCTCGGGTTCGGCATGGAGGTCATCGCGGATCTGCAGAAGAGTCAGTTCAAGGCGAACGGAAACAACGCCGGGAAGTTCATTCAGTCGGGCCTGTGGTCGGTCGTGCGCCACCCGAACTACCTCGGCGAGATCCTGCTCTGGGTGGGTGTCTTCATCATCGCGGCGCCGGCGCTGCAGGGCTGGCAGTGGATCGCGATCTTGTCCCCGGCCTTCGTGGTGCTGCTGCTGACCCGCGTGTCTGGCATCCCGCTGCTCGAGGCGAAGGCGCAGCGCAAGTGGGGCGACGACCCCGAGTACCTTGCGTACCGCGCCCGCACCCCCGCGTTGATCCCGGGAATGCGGGGGAAGACAACCTAA